The following are from one region of the Thermoproteus uzoniensis 768-20 genome:
- a CDS encoding PaREP1 family protein: protein MEFPVLAKPWRDPGRYREARMREAEIECRLALEFLSEGLVRNAAGKAFQCWKAYLAALAVEGRDMLKARFPGVVRLRKGEEVEEVEDVDVVIAVMPTTRMAEVAALLSRRFGEEVLKNTFLALELHRYQYNGPDPEAVISNVPDDSTAARLICVLTGYLAMRSEDLKKIYVNICK, encoded by the coding sequence GTGGAGTTCCCAGTATTGGCTAAGCCTTGGAGAGACCCTGGGCGGTATAGGGAGGCGCGTATGAGGGAGGCGGAGATCGAGTGTAGGCTGGCGTTGGAGTTTCTCTCCGAGGGCTTGGTGAGAAACGCCGCCGGCAAGGCTTTTCAGTGCTGGAAGGCGTATCTGGCGGCTCTGGCAGTGGAGGGGAGGGATATGCTGAAGGCTAGGTTTCCCGGCGTCGTTAGGTTGCGTAAGGGGGAGGAGGTGGAGGAGGTCGAGGACGTCGATGTGGTAATCGCCGTGATGCCGACTACGAGGATGGCCGAGGTCGCGGCTTTGCTGTCGCGGCGGTTCGGCGAGGAGGTGTTGAAAAACACATTTCTCGCGCTGGAGCTACATAGGTATCAATACAACGGCCCCGACCCCGAGGCCGTGATTTCTAACGTGCCGGACGACTCGACGGCGGCTAGGCTTATCTGCGTCTTGACGGGATATCTGGCGATGCGTTCAGAAGATCTTAAAAAGATATACGTCAATATCTGTAAATAA
- a CDS encoding NAD(P)-dependent oxidoreductase, translating into MKVGFIGLGIMGGPMARHLHKAGFLAAVYNRTRAKAEPFGKLGVYVAESPADLAKRVDVVIEMVSDAPDVEQVLFGPGGVVEGARPGLVVVDMSTNSPDWARNFAERLAARGIDFLDAPVTGGQKGAEEGTLTVMVGGREDLFQRLLPVFKAFAKEVIYAGPVGYGQAMKLVNQVVIALNTIAMVEGLRLAEALGLDIDKVARLLTVGAARSGSIELYLPKLLKGDLSPGFKAAHLKKDLAYAMEIANRKSLSLPASALALELYKKMVEKGLGELGIHALGKAY; encoded by the coding sequence ATGAAGGTCGGGTTTATCGGCTTGGGGATCATGGGAGGGCCTATGGCGAGGCACCTCCACAAGGCCGGCTTCTTGGCGGCCGTCTACAACAGGACTAGGGCCAAGGCCGAGCCCTTCGGGAAGCTGGGGGTCTACGTCGCCGAGTCGCCCGCCGACCTCGCGAAGAGGGTCGACGTGGTGATCGAGATGGTGTCCGACGCGCCCGACGTGGAGCAAGTCCTCTTCGGGCCCGGCGGCGTGGTGGAGGGGGCTAGGCCCGGCCTCGTCGTCGTCGACATGTCGACGAACTCGCCCGATTGGGCCAGGAACTTCGCCGAGCGCCTGGCGGCGCGCGGGATAGACTTCCTCGACGCACCTGTCACGGGCGGCCAGAAGGGGGCGGAGGAGGGGACTCTCACCGTCATGGTGGGGGGCCGGGAGGATCTCTTCCAGCGGCTCCTCCCCGTGTTTAAGGCCTTCGCGAAGGAGGTTATCTACGCGGGGCCTGTGGGCTACGGCCAGGCCATGAAGCTCGTGAACCAGGTGGTCATAGCCCTCAACACAATAGCCATGGTCGAGGGGCTGAGGCTCGCCGAGGCTCTCGGGCTGGATATCGACAAGGTGGCGAGGCTCTTGACGGTGGGGGCGGCCAGGTCGGGCTCCATAGAGCTGTATCTGCCCAAGCTCCTCAAGGGCGACCTCTCGCCGGGGTTCAAGGCGGCCCACCTCAAGAAGGATCTGGCCTACGCCATGGAGATAGCCAACAGGAAGAGCCTCTCGCTCCCTGCCTCGGCGCTCGCGCTGGAGCTCTACAAGAAGATGGTGGAGAAGGGCCTCGGAGAGCTGGGCATACACGCCTTGGGCAAGGCGTATTGA
- a CDS encoding nucleotidyltransferase domain-containing protein, which yields MKARARELDPDARLYVFGSFAQGSPRPDSDVDVLVVTRLASTEEGRIRMRAELGGVLSPYSPVELHVVSPEQFGWYLQFMDAFVEI from the coding sequence CTGAAGGCGCGGGCCAGAGAGCTCGACCCGGATGCCCGCCTCTACGTCTTCGGGAGCTTCGCGCAGGGGAGTCCGAGGCCCGACAGCGACGTCGACGTGCTGGTGGTGACGCGCCTCGCCTCCACAGAGGAGGGGCGCATACGCATGAGGGCCGAGCTCGGCGGCGTCCTCAGCCCCTACTCGCCGGTGGAGCTTCACGTGGTCTCGCCGGAGCAGTTCGGGTGGTACCTCCAGTTTATGGACGCCTTCGTGGAGATATAG
- a CDS encoding MFS transporter, producing MGPRKAALVALASASFFMSYFSRLAWSIASAYSDLRPTVYQNGVVFALFFAGYVAVQIPAGVLSDKIGPARVASAALLGLAGASALSGLAPDMEVEYAASLAMGLAAGWIYPATVKLLSSEFRGGELPVAMGYYSLAWPLSVVLSGLALPAVSISLGWRWDYYIIAAASAALALAYVPLRVSAVVGAGQARRPSLGNGVAVVSAAGFLFFAAYWTVTLYAYKYFLDIGLNDYYAGLAYSMTALLGIPATVAAGYVIRRLGVKRTLVAFEGIYGALVAALAAGPATVFPVAAAMGFVRFVITPANSTAVSKIGGESAGSAAGTANLFWQLSGAVAPPIASAIVATIGFKALWIFAGALSAASAAIYQALLDVE from the coding sequence ATGGGCCCAAGAAAGGCCGCCTTGGTGGCGCTCGCCTCGGCCTCCTTCTTCATGAGCTACTTCTCCCGCCTCGCCTGGAGCATAGCGTCGGCCTACTCCGACTTGCGGCCGACTGTCTACCAAAACGGCGTAGTCTTCGCCCTGTTCTTTGCAGGATACGTGGCGGTCCAAATACCGGCGGGCGTGTTGTCCGACAAGATAGGCCCCGCCCGCGTCGCCTCGGCCGCGTTGCTCGGCCTAGCTGGCGCCTCCGCGCTCTCGGGGCTGGCGCCCGACATGGAGGTCGAATACGCCGCGAGCCTCGCCATGGGGCTAGCCGCGGGGTGGATATACCCGGCCACCGTCAAGCTCCTCAGCTCTGAGTTCCGCGGCGGCGAGTTGCCCGTCGCCATGGGCTACTACAGCCTTGCCTGGCCTCTCTCCGTCGTCCTCTCCGGCCTGGCCCTCCCGGCGGTCAGCATATCGCTGGGGTGGAGGTGGGACTACTACATAATAGCGGCGGCCTCCGCCGCCCTGGCGCTGGCGTATGTGCCCCTGCGCGTATCCGCCGTAGTCGGCGCGGGGCAAGCCAGGCGGCCCTCGCTCGGCAACGGCGTGGCCGTCGTGAGCGCGGCTGGATTCCTATTCTTCGCCGCGTACTGGACGGTGACGCTGTACGCGTATAAGTACTTCCTGGACATAGGCCTCAACGACTACTACGCTGGCCTCGCCTACTCCATGACGGCGCTTCTCGGCATTCCCGCGACCGTTGCGGCCGGGTACGTCATAAGGAGGCTGGGCGTCAAGAGGACGCTCGTGGCGTTCGAGGGGATCTACGGCGCGCTCGTCGCCGCCCTCGCCGCGGGCCCCGCCACAGTGTTCCCCGTCGCCGCGGCTATGGGCTTCGTGAGGTTCGTCATAACGCCCGCCAACTCCACGGCGGTCTCCAAGATCGGCGGCGAGTCGGCCGGAAGCGCCGCCGGCACGGCCAACTTGTTCTGGCAATTGAGCGGGGCGGTGGCGCCGCCGATAGCCTCGGCGATAGTCGCAACAATCGGCTTTAAGGCGCTCTGGATATTTGCGGGGGCCCTCTCCGCGGCATCTGCCGCGATATACCAAGCCCTCCTCGACGTCGAGTAA
- a CDS encoding ABC transporter ATP-binding protein, with protein sequence MCISAEGLKKRYGKTVALDGVSFEVPCGGAAALLGPNGAGKSTTLRILAGLLKPDEGSAKVCGYDVQRRPKEAKACMGFLPEDAVPFLNLTVRENLEYVAALRGIDDSAVDWAIKALGLEEVEGKLASSLSRGNRQRLALALAIFHKPKVLLLDEPLNYLDIPAQESVIKMLKEMNAAGTALLVSTHIMAIAERLARDVFVINRGRIVWRGTMEELKAMAQDAGERIEEVVARLMR encoded by the coding sequence GTGTGTATATCCGCCGAGGGCCTCAAGAAGAGGTACGGCAAGACCGTGGCCCTGGACGGAGTGTCGTTCGAGGTGCCTTGCGGCGGCGCGGCGGCCCTCCTGGGCCCCAACGGGGCTGGGAAGTCCACCACTTTAAGGATCTTGGCCGGCCTCCTCAAGCCCGACGAGGGGTCGGCCAAGGTCTGCGGATACGACGTCCAGCGCCGGCCCAAGGAGGCCAAGGCCTGTATGGGCTTCCTGCCCGAAGACGCCGTGCCTTTCCTCAACTTGACGGTGAGGGAGAACCTCGAGTACGTCGCGGCGCTCCGCGGAATAGACGACTCGGCCGTAGACTGGGCCATCAAGGCCCTGGGCCTCGAGGAGGTCGAGGGCAAGCTGGCCTCTTCGCTCTCGCGCGGCAATAGGCAGAGGCTGGCCCTCGCGCTGGCGATATTCCACAAGCCTAAGGTCCTTCTGCTCGACGAGCCGCTCAACTACCTCGACATACCTGCCCAGGAGTCCGTGATAAAGATGCTCAAGGAGATGAACGCCGCAGGGACCGCCCTGCTCGTGTCCACCCACATAATGGCGATAGCCGAGAGGCTGGCGAGGGACGTCTTCGTGATAAACAGAGGGAGGATAGTCTGGCGCGGCACCATGGAGGAGCTCAAGGCCATGGCGCAAGACGCCGGCGAGAGGATAGAGGAGGTCGTCGCGAGGCTCATGCGTTGA
- a CDS encoding nucleotidyltransferase domain-containing protein — translation MLEGLVERYKSLGAKLVVLFGSRARGDYTESSDYDVLVVADDLPADPREAYGVLFDLEHPAVQPLGVRSDRFLEMLRRGNVLLLEALEDGVVLYADRSFLEETLAVYREARRCFRREGRVWVRIC, via the coding sequence GTGTTGGAGGGGCTGGTCGAGAGGTATAAATCGCTCGGGGCTAAGCTCGTGGTGCTTTTCGGCTCTAGAGCCAGAGGAGACTACACGGAGTCGAGCGACTACGACGTCTTGGTCGTCGCCGACGACCTGCCGGCGGATCCCAGAGAGGCCTACGGAGTCCTCTTCGACCTAGAGCATCCGGCCGTGCAACCGCTCGGCGTCAGGAGCGACAGATTTCTGGAGATGTTGAGGAGGGGCAACGTCCTCCTTCTAGAGGCCTTGGAGGACGGCGTGGTGCTGTACGCCGACAGGTCCTTCCTCGAGGAGACGCTGGCCGTCTACAGAGAGGCCAGGAGGTGTTTCAGGCGGGAGGGCAGAGTCTGGGTCAGAATTTGCTGA
- a CDS encoding HEPN domain-containing protein: MVARFRDWLRQARRNLESARLNRGAGLYEESCYEAHQAAEKAVKALLNYLGKERRGHSLTYLARDSGLEPPQEILECLLYLDKQYIPTRYPDAFAEGAPMDYYTDRDAETCIKCAEAVLGWVEGRVGGAGREV, from the coding sequence GTGGTGGCGAGGTTTAGGGACTGGCTGAGGCAGGCGAGGAGGAACTTGGAGTCGGCCCGCTTGAACCGGGGCGCCGGCCTCTACGAGGAGTCCTGCTACGAGGCGCACCAAGCCGCCGAGAAGGCCGTCAAGGCCCTCCTCAACTACTTGGGCAAGGAGAGGAGGGGGCACTCCCTGACGTATCTCGCGAGGGATTCGGGGCTCGAGCCGCCGCAGGAGATCTTGGAATGTCTGCTCTATCTGGACAAACAGTACATACCCACGAGGTATCCCGACGCCTTCGCCGAGGGCGCCCCCATGGACTACTACACCGACAGAGACGCCGAGACCTGTATAAAATGCGCAGAGGCTGTCTTGGGCTGGGTCGAGGGCCGTGTTGGAGGGGCTGGTCGAGAGGTATAA
- a CDS encoding Rieske (2Fe-2S) protein, translated as MKVRVLAKVFEERDHILVWFKGRPILVVKRPEGLYAMDAVCAHMGCALLTEVDGYYAVCPAHKAKYDIRTGEMVERPVVRPEVPCEFEDVRPPLRTYKARISDDGFLDISDF; from the coding sequence ATGAAGGTGAGAGTGCTGGCCAAAGTCTTCGAGGAGAGGGACCACATACTCGTATGGTTCAAGGGGAGGCCGATCCTCGTGGTCAAGAGGCCGGAGGGCCTCTACGCCATGGACGCCGTCTGCGCCCACATGGGTTGCGCCTTGCTGACCGAGGTGGACGGCTACTACGCCGTATGTCCCGCCCATAAGGCCAAATACGACATAAGGACCGGCGAGATGGTGGAGAGGCCGGTCGTAAGGCCCGAGGTCCCGTGCGAGTTCGAGGACGTGAGGCCTCCGTTGAGGACGTACAAGGCGCGGATCTCCGACGACGGCTTCCTGGACATATCTGATTTTTAA
- a CDS encoding ATP-binding protein yields MFVDREEELALLERLYASGRPHLVLIYGRRRVGKTWLVKKFLEGKRGLYFYARRRPLRDELADLAEGLGRALGRYVRPDWDSIFAALRDAGRFVLAVDEFGYWLDEDPGTLSAIQRGWDEYLSDSGAFLVLLSSAVAVAERAVAYGGGLFGRATARMRLGPLEPRYAKSFLPAYSPRDLAAAYAVTNGIPYYLALFDRGKDLGGNLNALFSRWGPLYEEAENLLRYEAREPHIYLNIVRAIEEGASTYSEIADRARISPQTLAKYLHVLEKLEIVRREAPVLGKARPIYVVSDLYVKFWTRFVYPQRGWIELGNPPALDLDSYMGSAFEEIVRRALPRLHKSGVVKRLGRCGRYWSGDVEVDIVCVDGGRITAVEVKWSDLGEDDVERILEETKDKLGRREGDYYVAARSGPKDPRVITADQIFA; encoded by the coding sequence ATGTTTGTCGACAGAGAGGAGGAGCTGGCCCTTCTAGAGCGCCTCTACGCCTCGGGGAGGCCCCACCTGGTGTTGATCTACGGGCGGAGGCGCGTGGGCAAGACCTGGCTGGTCAAGAAGTTTCTGGAGGGGAAGAGAGGGCTCTACTTCTACGCCCGGAGGAGGCCTTTGAGGGACGAGCTGGCGGACCTCGCCGAGGGCCTCGGTAGGGCTCTGGGCCGCTACGTGAGGCCCGACTGGGACTCCATATTCGCCGCCTTGAGGGACGCAGGACGCTTCGTGCTGGCAGTGGACGAGTTCGGGTACTGGCTCGACGAAGATCCGGGGACGCTCTCGGCGATCCAGAGGGGGTGGGACGAGTACTTGAGCGACAGCGGCGCGTTCTTGGTGCTCCTCTCGTCGGCCGTCGCGGTGGCCGAGAGGGCGGTGGCCTACGGCGGCGGCCTCTTCGGCAGGGCGACCGCGAGGATGAGGCTGGGCCCGCTGGAGCCTAGATACGCCAAGTCCTTCCTCCCGGCCTACAGCCCCCGCGATTTGGCCGCCGCATATGCGGTGACGAACGGGATCCCCTACTACCTCGCCCTATTCGACAGAGGCAAGGACCTCGGGGGGAATTTAAACGCTCTATTCTCTCGATGGGGACCGCTCTACGAGGAGGCCGAGAACCTCTTGCGGTATGAGGCGCGGGAGCCCCATATATACCTCAACATCGTGAGGGCGATAGAGGAGGGGGCCTCCACCTACTCAGAAATCGCGGACAGGGCGAGGATAAGCCCGCAGACCCTCGCCAAATACCTACACGTGCTGGAGAAGCTGGAGATTGTCCGACGCGAGGCGCCCGTCCTGGGCAAGGCCAGGCCCATATACGTCGTGTCGGACCTATACGTGAAGTTCTGGACGCGCTTCGTCTATCCCCAGAGAGGCTGGATAGAGCTGGGGAATCCGCCCGCCTTAGATCTGGACAGCTATATGGGGTCGGCGTTCGAGGAGATCGTTAGGAGAGCCCTCCCCCGCCTACATAAGTCCGGCGTCGTCAAGAGGCTGGGCCGTTGCGGAAGGTATTGGAGCGGCGATGTGGAGGTCGACATAGTCTGCGTCGACGGCGGCCGCATAACTGCCGTGGAGGTCAAGTGGAGCGATCTAGGCGAGGACGACGTGGAGAGGATACTGGAGGAGACCAAGGATAAGTTGGGGAGGCGCGAGGGCGACTACTACGTAGCCGCCAGGAGCGGCCCAAAAGACCCAAGAGTCATCACGGCGGATCAGATCTTCGCATAA
- a CDS encoding DUF3501 family protein produces MDLKEAAKRILGPKEYGEIRDSVLEAVAAYKEPRYLDLSDRVTVLFEDAVTVWFQIEEALYAEGEEGERLVGEAVRAYAPIAPRRGELSMTVMVNLYNEGELRALLPKYAGIERSVAVVAGGRAAEAKPIFPEDYAEGAMPRSIHYLKAPLPGLEGLRVLVRHPAAEIEAQVPQRTIEAIRASLYAEDVQWA; encoded by the coding sequence ATGGATCTTAAGGAGGCCGCCAAGAGGATCTTGGGGCCGAAGGAGTACGGCGAGATAAGAGACTCCGTCCTGGAGGCCGTCGCGGCGTACAAGGAGCCGAGGTATCTGGACCTCTCCGATAGAGTCACGGTGCTTTTCGAGGACGCCGTGACTGTATGGTTCCAAATAGAGGAGGCCCTATACGCCGAGGGCGAGGAGGGGGAGAGGCTCGTCGGGGAGGCCGTGAGGGCCTACGCGCCGATAGCGCCGAGGCGGGGCGAGCTGTCCATGACTGTCATGGTGAACTTGTACAACGAGGGCGAGCTTAGGGCGTTGTTGCCCAAATATGCGGGGATAGAGCGCTCCGTCGCCGTGGTTGCCGGCGGGCGAGCGGCCGAGGCCAAGCCGATCTTCCCGGAGGACTACGCGGAGGGGGCTATGCCCAGATCTATCCACTACCTCAAGGCGCCTCTCCCGGGCCTAGAGGGCTTGCGCGTGTTGGTGAGGCATCCGGCCGCCGAAATCGAGGCGCAAGTGCCCCAGAGGACTATTGAGGCCATACGCGCGAGCCTATACGCCGAGGACGTCCAGTGGGCTTAG
- a CDS encoding rubrerythrin family protein has product MNRRKIPKGTKTYENLKAGFQGESMANRRYLYYARLARERGLDEIAEVFEKTANAETGHAFGILMHLGVDPVAEIEINDVEDALRAAIYGETYEWTQMYPGFAKVAREEGFHEVAQWFEALAKIERFHAGRFNEALEKYLKAKGVKTEVEDEVLVK; this is encoded by the coding sequence ATGAATCGGAGAAAAATACCGAAGGGAACCAAGACGTACGAGAACTTGAAGGCGGGCTTCCAGGGGGAGTCCATGGCCAACAGGCGGTATCTCTACTACGCAAGGCTCGCCAGGGAGAGAGGGCTGGACGAGATAGCCGAGGTCTTCGAGAAGACGGCGAACGCCGAGACGGGGCACGCGTTCGGCATATTGATGCATCTGGGGGTGGATCCCGTGGCCGAGATAGAGATAAACGACGTGGAGGACGCGCTCAGGGCGGCGATATACGGCGAGACGTACGAGTGGACGCAGATGTATCCGGGCTTCGCCAAGGTGGCCAGAGAGGAGGGCTTCCACGAGGTCGCCCAGTGGTTCGAGGCTCTGGCCAAAATAGAGAGGTTCCACGCCGGCAGGTTCAACGAGGCGTTGGAGAAGTATCTGAAGGCCAAGGGCGTGAAGACAGAGGTCGAGGACGAGGTGTTAGTCAAGTGA
- a CDS encoding BtpA/SgcQ family protein, which translates to MSLPRLIGVVHLPPLPGSPRYAGGFESVVDFAVRNARALDEAGFDGIILENFNDFPFKARARDPETVAAMAVVAREVRRAVSAQIGINILRNSAPEAAAVAAAAGGSFVRANALCEVVSAPEGLLEPVAREVAEVLARLRADVKVLADIYVKHGWPLHQRPLAEVALDCAERGGASALIVSGARTGSPPDPAAIAEASKAGLPVYVGSGTTPENLGRFRGAYGLIVGTYLKRPDGGVDPEKAKRYVEAARRALGL; encoded by the coding sequence ATGAGCCTGCCGAGGCTAATCGGGGTCGTCCACCTGCCCCCGCTCCCGGGCTCTCCCAGATACGCCGGAGGCTTCGAGTCGGTCGTGGATTTCGCCGTGAGGAACGCCAGGGCGCTCGACGAGGCGGGCTTCGACGGGATTATCCTGGAGAACTTCAACGACTTCCCGTTCAAGGCCAGGGCTAGAGATCCCGAGACGGTGGCGGCGATGGCCGTCGTGGCCAGGGAGGTCAGGCGCGCCGTGTCGGCCCAGATAGGCATCAACATACTGCGCAATTCGGCCCCGGAGGCGGCGGCGGTGGCGGCGGCCGCCGGCGGCTCTTTCGTGAGGGCAAACGCCCTCTGCGAGGTGGTGTCGGCGCCTGAGGGCCTTCTGGAGCCCGTGGCGAGGGAGGTCGCCGAGGTTTTGGCCCGGCTGAGGGCCGACGTCAAGGTGCTCGCCGATATCTACGTCAAACACGGCTGGCCTCTGCACCAGCGGCCTCTCGCGGAGGTGGCTCTAGACTGCGCCGAGAGGGGAGGGGCGTCTGCGCTGATAGTCTCGGGCGCCAGGACCGGCTCCCCGCCCGACCCCGCGGCCATCGCGGAGGCCTCCAAGGCGGGCCTCCCCGTGTACGTGGGCAGCGGCACGACGCCGGAAAACCTGGGGAGGTTCAGGGGGGCCTACGGCCTCATTGTGGGGACCTACCTCAAGAGGCCCGACGGGGGCGTCGACCCGGAAAAGGCCAAGAGATACGTCGAGGCGGCTAGAAGGGCCTTGGGCCTTTAG
- the cc1 gene encoding DNA-binding protein CC1 has protein sequence MAKQKLKFYDIKAKQAFETDKYETVEKNTARGPMIFAVATSPYTGIKVWRLIGKKK, from the coding sequence ATGGCGAAGCAGAAGCTGAAGTTCTACGACATTAAGGCGAAGCAGGCGTTTGAGACTGATAAGTACGAGACTGTGGAGAAGAATACTGCTAGAGGCCCCATGATATTCGCAGTAGCCACCTCGCCCTACACCGGCATAAAAGTCTGGCGCCTCATCGGCAAGAAGAAATAA
- a CDS encoding YbhB/YbcL family Raf kinase inhibitor-like protein, whose translation MEVSSPAFKYGEPIPRRYTCDGDDVSPPLAISGVPPEAKALALLMEDPDAPIGVFTHWILYDVPPSVRELPEAVPKKPEVQVLGLQGVNDFGRVGYGGPCPPRGHGPHRYFFRVYALSAPLGLKPKASRGDFLKALQGKVLAQAEYMGTYKR comes from the coding sequence ATGGAGGTGTCCAGCCCCGCCTTCAAATACGGCGAGCCCATACCGCGGAGGTATACCTGCGACGGCGACGACGTCTCGCCGCCCCTGGCGATATCCGGCGTGCCGCCCGAGGCCAAGGCGCTCGCGCTCTTGATGGAGGACCCCGACGCGCCCATCGGCGTGTTCACCCACTGGATCCTCTACGACGTCCCGCCGTCGGTCCGGGAGCTCCCCGAGGCTGTCCCCAAGAAGCCGGAGGTGCAGGTCCTGGGGCTGCAAGGCGTCAACGACTTCGGGAGGGTCGGATACGGAGGGCCCTGCCCGCCGAGGGGCCACGGCCCCCACCGCTACTTCTTCAGGGTCTACGCCCTATCGGCGCCTCTGGGGCTCAAGCCCAAGGCCTCGCGCGGCGACTTCTTGAAGGCGCTACAGGGCAAGGTGCTGGCGCAAGCAGAATACATGGGCACCTATAAAAGATGA
- a CDS encoding stage II sporulation protein M: MRLVLLVLLAEYLAIALFAVLGYIYHGVVPPWFINMLRDQLHEVVTGPLAIFGHNAVIMTADSIPFVGPFALAVTLGATGFVLGAVVGYAAGQFGLLSLAVGYLATVAMPHGILELSSYAFATAGSIDATRRLLSRRGGVLKTWLIHYAVALALLLAAAYVEWWELETIGPILSRLG; this comes from the coding sequence GTGAGGCTGGTCCTGCTGGTGTTGTTGGCCGAGTACCTGGCCATTGCCCTATTCGCCGTGTTGGGCTATATATACCACGGCGTGGTGCCGCCGTGGTTTATAAACATGTTGAGGGACCAGCTACACGAGGTCGTGACGGGGCCTCTCGCCATCTTCGGCCACAACGCCGTAATAATGACCGCGGACTCCATACCCTTCGTCGGCCCCTTCGCGCTGGCCGTCACCCTAGGCGCGACGGGCTTCGTGCTGGGGGCCGTGGTGGGCTACGCCGCCGGCCAGTTCGGCCTCCTGTCGCTGGCCGTAGGCTATCTGGCCACCGTCGCCATGCCGCACGGAATACTGGAGCTCTCGTCCTACGCCTTCGCCACGGCGGGCTCCATAGACGCCACGAGGCGGTTGTTGTCCAGACGCGGCGGCGTCCTCAAGACCTGGCTCATCCACTACGCCGTGGCCCTCGCCCTGCTCCTCGCCGCGGCCTACGTGGAGTGGTGGGAGCTGGAGACTATAGGCCCCATCCTCTCCCGGCTTGGGTAA
- a CDS encoding RAD55 family ATPase, producing the protein MDISVFSGFTLIYGPPGTGKTSLALRLASMLGKKILYVGMYEHKEKVEAKLDYLGLRKDAFRIYDFLNISEHEAVLEMIGEIYVKEAPDVVVLDGVNYFPDDREAASAIYRIFDVPALAIGEEPAGERPLAYMADLLIEVRQEFLRGARYRYARFLKSRLGQPPASELRFAVVRGGPVLIEPWDEGKASFRPAASLAMRRVVFVEEAVKALAAARQEYARPGLPEGSRVADFVGQGPEDAALAAALLCDYAESAKTALVYTNKTIERFVKCDVGRILISVDALSDDKGLETLMDAVGDAKVAFLYGMEQVVSRLGARRLRLILDFLNSWRPDLAILAVFSGVEPSPRLFDMFNTVWRIEGGRAEVVKSMLGWPVRHFKVERREGAFYFVPSSI; encoded by the coding sequence GTGGATATCTCGGTCTTTAGCGGATTTACGTTAATATATGGGCCTCCAGGCACCGGCAAAACGTCTCTTGCCCTACGCCTGGCGAGCATGTTAGGCAAGAAGATACTATATGTAGGTATGTATGAGCATAAGGAAAAGGTAGAGGCCAAACTGGACTACCTCGGCCTCAGAAAGGACGCGTTTAGAATATACGACTTCCTCAACATCTCGGAACATGAAGCGGTCCTCGAGATGATCGGCGAGATCTACGTGAAGGAGGCGCCCGACGTGGTGGTTCTCGACGGCGTCAACTACTTCCCGGACGACAGGGAGGCCGCGTCGGCGATATACCGCATATTCGACGTGCCCGCCCTCGCCATAGGGGAGGAGCCGGCGGGAGAGAGGCCGCTCGCCTACATGGCAGACCTCTTGATAGAGGTGAGGCAGGAGTTCCTCCGCGGAGCCCGCTACAGGTATGCCAGGTTCCTCAAGTCGCGCCTCGGCCAGCCGCCAGCCTCGGAGCTCCGCTTCGCCGTTGTCCGCGGCGGACCTGTGCTGATAGAGCCGTGGGACGAGGGCAAGGCGTCTTTCCGCCCGGCGGCTTCCCTCGCCATGAGGCGCGTGGTCTTCGTCGAGGAGGCTGTGAAGGCCCTTGCGGCCGCCAGGCAGGAATACGCGCGGCCCGGCCTCCCGGAGGGGTCGAGAGTCGCCGACTTCGTGGGCCAGGGCCCCGAAGACGCCGCTCTGGCCGCCGCCCTGCTCTGCGACTACGCCGAGTCGGCCAAGACCGCGCTGGTCTACACCAACAAGACCATTGAGAGGTTCGTCAAATGCGACGTAGGGCGGATCTTGATATCTGTCGACGCGCTCTCGGACGACAAGGGGCTCGAGACCTTGATGGACGCGGTAGGAGACGCCAAGGTCGCCTTCCTCTACGGCATGGAGCAAGTGGTGTCCAGGCTCGGCGCGAGGAGGCTGAGGCTGATCCTCGACTTCCTCAACTCCTGGCGCCCCGACCTAGCTATACTCGCCGTGTTCTCGGGGGTCGAGCCGTCGCCGCGCCTCTTCGACATGTTCAACACGGTGTGGAGGATCGAGGGGGGAAGGGCCGAGGTCGTCAAGTCGATGCTGGGCTGGCCGGTCAGGCACTTCAAGGTGGAGCGGAGAGAGGGGGCTTTCTACTTCGTCCCGTCTAGTATTTAA